Proteins co-encoded in one Nonomuraea helvata genomic window:
- a CDS encoding nucleotide sugar dehydrogenase gives MRFFSAQENFTAGVVGLGYVGSCVAAALADNGVHVIGVDTDTSLVEELTRGHCRFSETGLPELVSRWAGSSRVRSTGDYAALSSADVVIVTVGTPIRDQGVLMDLQLKSACAELSKHIRPGQLLIFKSTVPVGTTRRLVVPLLERSGMKCGVDFGLAFCPERLSEGNALNELRSLPIVAGGWCDDSTEAAAAFWQRSLGVEVIRCPSLETAEMVKLASNWWIDHNIAMANELAQVCAMAGVDVLDVVKAANSIKKGNGHMNILLPSVGVGGSCLTKDPWMVWRSAQDGGVDLRTIPAARAANDAMPRYTFDLIVNELANFGKEPIDSKVAVLGLAFKNDTGDLRATPTQPVVSALREAGAEVTLFDPLVDDDEAEKTFGVRPSASIEEAVRQADCLAVLAWHRQFELLDFAELRRQVAPSCALIDGRAYYSRETIARLRQLGFVYRGIGR, from the coding sequence GTGCGTTTCTTCTCAGCCCAGGAAAACTTCACGGCCGGGGTGGTCGGCCTCGGATACGTGGGATCCTGTGTAGCGGCGGCACTTGCCGACAACGGAGTTCACGTAATCGGCGTGGACACGGACACCTCGCTCGTGGAGGAACTGACCAGAGGGCACTGCCGATTCAGCGAAACGGGGCTGCCGGAGTTGGTGTCCCGCTGGGCGGGTTCGTCCAGGGTCCGGAGCACCGGAGACTACGCGGCGCTGTCGTCCGCTGACGTGGTCATCGTCACGGTCGGCACGCCCATCCGCGACCAAGGCGTGCTGATGGACCTTCAGCTGAAGAGCGCCTGTGCCGAGCTCAGTAAGCACATCCGGCCCGGTCAGCTGCTGATCTTCAAGAGCACCGTGCCGGTAGGGACGACGCGTCGGCTCGTCGTTCCCCTGCTCGAACGCTCAGGGATGAAGTGCGGCGTCGACTTCGGCCTGGCGTTCTGCCCGGAGCGGCTTTCAGAGGGGAACGCGCTCAACGAACTCCGAAGCCTGCCCATCGTGGCAGGCGGTTGGTGCGATGACAGCACAGAGGCCGCGGCGGCCTTTTGGCAGCGGAGTCTCGGTGTCGAAGTAATTCGCTGCCCCTCTCTCGAGACCGCGGAAATGGTCAAGCTCGCCAGCAACTGGTGGATCGATCACAACATCGCAATGGCCAACGAGCTCGCCCAGGTATGCGCCATGGCCGGTGTCGACGTGCTCGACGTAGTCAAGGCCGCGAACTCCATCAAAAAGGGCAATGGGCACATGAACATCCTGCTGCCCAGCGTCGGCGTCGGCGGGTCCTGCCTGACCAAGGATCCCTGGATGGTATGGCGCTCTGCCCAGGACGGCGGCGTCGATCTCCGCACGATCCCGGCCGCACGGGCCGCGAACGACGCCATGCCCCGCTACACCTTCGACCTCATCGTCAACGAGCTCGCCAACTTCGGCAAGGAGCCGATCGACTCGAAGGTCGCCGTACTCGGACTCGCCTTCAAGAACGACACCGGCGATCTGCGTGCGACACCCACCCAGCCTGTCGTCTCGGCGCTGAGGGAGGCTGGGGCAGAGGTAACCCTCTTCGACCCGCTGGTGGACGACGACGAGGCCGAGAAGACCTTCGGGGTTCGGCCGTCGGCCTCCATCGAGGAAGCGGTACGGCAAGCCGACTGCCTGGCAGTTCTCGCCTGGCACAGGCAGTTCGAGCTCCTGGACTTCGCGGAACTTCGCCGGCAGGTCGCTCCGTCATGCGCGCTGATCGACGGGCGTGCTTACTACTCACGCGAAACGATCGCGCGGCTGCGGCAGTTGGGCTTTGTCTATCGGGGGATAGGAAGGTAA
- a CDS encoding NAD-dependent epimerase/dehydratase family protein: MNRVVVTGGGGFVGSHLVERLLSEGNEVTVFDHAEPPPGRLAAPIAPRYVTGDIRNRDQLAAAITPEVDIVYHLAAVVGVDRYLDQPLDVIDINLMGTRNVLDLADRAGAKVVVASTSEVYGKNPAVPWSEDDDRVLGSTAVDRWSYSSSKALAEHLTFALVRQRGLRATIVRYFNVYGPRQRPAFVISRTIHRALRGLAPVIYDDGEQTRCFTFVDDAVTATMLAGSSAKSDGECFNIGSSDETTVQQAVQLAIELAGGASTVIPVDTRERLGTRYQDLCRRIPDTTKAWEVLNWRSTTSLREGLAKTIEWARVNPWWLEQADSGQA, encoded by the coding sequence ATGAATCGTGTCGTCGTCACCGGCGGTGGCGGATTCGTCGGGAGCCATCTCGTTGAACGGCTCCTATCAGAAGGCAACGAGGTAACAGTCTTCGACCATGCTGAACCGCCGCCCGGCAGGCTCGCGGCCCCGATCGCGCCGCGTTACGTAACGGGCGACATCCGGAACCGCGACCAACTGGCCGCGGCCATCACACCAGAGGTGGACATCGTGTACCACCTTGCCGCCGTGGTCGGTGTCGACCGATACCTCGACCAACCGCTGGACGTCATCGACATCAACTTGATGGGGACCAGGAACGTGCTGGACCTCGCGGACCGCGCCGGAGCGAAGGTGGTGGTCGCCAGCACGAGCGAGGTGTACGGGAAAAATCCCGCGGTGCCGTGGTCGGAAGACGACGATCGCGTCCTGGGCAGCACCGCCGTCGACAGATGGAGCTACTCCTCCAGCAAGGCGCTGGCTGAACATCTGACGTTCGCTCTCGTCCGGCAGCGCGGGTTGAGGGCGACGATCGTGCGCTATTTCAACGTGTACGGTCCGCGCCAACGCCCGGCGTTCGTCATCAGTCGCACGATTCACCGGGCGCTCCGCGGCCTCGCTCCTGTCATCTACGACGACGGCGAACAGACTCGGTGTTTCACGTTCGTCGACGATGCCGTCACCGCCACGATGTTGGCCGGCTCAAGCGCGAAGTCCGACGGCGAATGCTTCAACATCGGCAGTTCCGACGAGACGACGGTCCAGCAGGCCGTGCAATTGGCCATCGAGTTGGCCGGGGGCGCATCGACCGTCATTCCCGTCGACACTCGAGAGCGCCTTGGCACTCGATACCAGGATCTGTGCCGGCGGATACCCGACACCACGAAAGCCTGGGAAGTGCTCAATTGGCGCAGTACGACAAGCCTGCGCGAGGGGCTGGCCAAGACCATCGAGTGGGCTCGTGTGAACCCCTGGTGGTTGGAGCAGGCGGACAGCGGTCAGGCTTAG
- a CDS encoding glycosyltransferase family 2 protein: protein MSVSVVIPCYRSAQTLPELVSRLVSVLHAMSVQYEVILVVDGSPDDTWATAAELARRTDGVRAIHLSRNYGQHNALVAGIREAQFEVVVTMDDDLQHLPEQVPLMLAALEGDRLDLLYGVPHVEEHGFLRSLASRSVKAGMSATLGVRSARKISAFRVFRTHLRDGFKELSGPHVSVDVALSWATAKIGSLPVHMDHRQHGRSNYSLRLLIRHTANMVLGYSTAPLQLASYLGFFSGLFGLLLGGAVLWRFAAGDTTTAGFTTIASMVALFSAAQLMSLGILGEYIGRIHGSGMGRPVYVVRERVGSSSLFDASLPSAQHGDERSAPPQVSPHTASSR, encoded by the coding sequence GTGATTCCGTGCTACCGCTCAGCACAGACTCTTCCTGAGTTGGTGTCCAGACTCGTGTCGGTCCTGCACGCCATGTCGGTCCAATACGAGGTCATTCTCGTCGTCGACGGCAGCCCGGATGACACGTGGGCGACCGCCGCGGAGCTGGCCCGAAGAACTGACGGAGTACGCGCGATCCACCTTTCCCGCAACTACGGCCAGCACAACGCCCTGGTCGCGGGAATCAGAGAGGCTCAATTCGAGGTCGTCGTCACGATGGACGACGACTTGCAGCATCTCCCGGAGCAGGTGCCGCTCATGCTGGCCGCCCTCGAGGGCGATCGCCTCGATCTGCTCTACGGAGTTCCGCACGTCGAAGAGCATGGGTTCCTCCGCAGTCTCGCGTCCCGATCGGTGAAGGCAGGCATGTCTGCCACCTTGGGCGTGCGCTCAGCACGGAAGATCAGCGCGTTCCGCGTCTTCCGTACGCACCTTCGTGACGGCTTCAAGGAGTTGTCCGGTCCTCACGTGTCCGTCGATGTGGCCCTGTCATGGGCCACCGCGAAAATCGGCTCGCTGCCGGTGCACATGGACCACCGGCAACATGGGCGGTCGAACTACTCTCTGCGCCTGCTGATCCGGCACACCGCGAACATGGTCTTGGGCTACAGCACTGCGCCGCTCCAGTTGGCGAGTTACCTGGGATTCTTCTCCGGCCTGTTCGGCCTGCTGCTGGGCGGTGCGGTGCTGTGGCGTTTCGCTGCCGGTGACACGACGACGGCGGGGTTCACCACGATTGCCTCGATGGTCGCGCTGTTCTCCGCCGCACAGTTGATGTCCCTCGGAATCCTGGGCGAATACATCGGCCGCATTCACGGAAGCGGGATGGGGCGCCCCGTGTACGTCGTGAGGGAACGCGTTGGATCTTCGTCGCTCTTCGACGCGTCTCTGCCGAGCGCTCAGCATGGCGATGAACGTTCAGCCCCGCCACAGGTCTCCCCGCATACGGCGTCCAGCCGATGA